The genomic DNA TCCGTCAGTGGGTACCGTCCAAGGAATTCAAAGTCCTGGGCACCGACGGTTTCGGCCGCAGCGACAGCCGCAAGAAACTGCGTCATTTCTTCGAAGTCGACCGTCATTTCGTGGTGTTGGCAGCCCTGGAAGCACTGGCTGACCGTGGTGATATCGAACCTAAGGTCGTGGCTGAAGCCATCACCAAGTTCGGCATCGACCCGGAAAAACGCAACCCACTGGACTGCTGAGGAGAAACTCTGTGAGCGAACTCATTCGCGTACCTGACATCGGCAGCGGTGAAGGTGAAGTAATTGAACTGTTTGTGAAGGTCGGCGACCGTATCGAAGCCGACCAGAGCATCCTGACCCTGGAATCGGACAAGGCCAGCATGGAAGTGCCAGCCCCGAAAGCCGGCGTCATCAAAAGCCTGAAAGTGAAGCTGGGCGACCGCCTGAAAGAAGGCGACGAACTGCTTGAGCTGGAAGTCGAGGGCGCCGCTGAAGCGGCCCCTGCTCCTGCCGCTGCGCCTGCTGCAAAAGCTGAAGCCAAACCGGCTGCTGCTCCTGCTGCCGCCGCACCAGCCGCTGCACCTGCTGCCGCTTCGGTTCAGCAAGTGCACGTGCCGGACATCGGCTCGTCGGGCAAGGCCCAGATCATCGAGATCCAGGTCAAGGTCGGCGACACCGTCGAGGCTGATCAATCGCTGATCACCCTGGAATCCGACAAGGCGAGCATGGAAATCCCGTCGCCTGCCGCGGGCGTGGTCAAGGCCATCAGCGTCAAGCTCAACGACGAAGTCGGCACCGGCGACCTGATTCTGGATCTGGAAGTGGCGGGCGCTGCGGCCCCGGCTGCGGCCGCTCCGGCTCAGGCTGCTGCTCCAGCCGCTGCCGCTGCACCGGCTCCTGCGGCAGCCCCGGCTGCACCGGTAGCCGACAGCGTTCAGGACATCCACGTGCCGGACATCGGTTCGGCCGGCAAGGCCAAGATCATCGAAGTGTTGGTCAAGGCTGGCGACACCGTCGAGGCTGACCAATCGCTGATCACTCTGGAATCCGACAAGGCCAGCATGGAAATTCCATCGCCTGCCGCTGGCGTGGTGGAAAGCGTTTCCATCAAGCTGGACGACGAAGTCGGCACCGGCGACCTGATCCTCAAGCTCAAAGTCAAAGGCGCGGCCCCTGCGGCTGCCCCGGCTCCAGCGGCCGCTGCGCCAAGTGCTCCAGCACCAGCCGCTGCTGCTCCGGCTGCCGCTGCACCTGCTGCCACTCCAGCCGCCGCACCGGCCAAGCCAGGCGCGAAAGTTCACGCCGGCCCTGCCGTGCGTCAACTGGCCCGTGAGTTCGGCGTCGAGCTGAACGCTGTTGGCGCCAGCGGTCCACACGGTCGCATTCTGAAAGAAGACGTGCAGGTTTACGTCAAAGCGATGATGCAGAAGGCCAAGGAAGCACCGGCCGCGGCTGCTGGCGCAACCGGTGGCGCGGGCATCCCGCCGATTCCGGTCGTCGACTTCAGCCGTTTCGGCGATATCGAAGAAGTGCCGATGACTCGCCTGATGCAGATCGGCGCGTCGAGCCTGCACCGCAGCTGGCTGAACATCCCGCACGTGACTCAGTTCGATTCGGCTGATATCACCGAGCTGGAAGCGTTCCGCGTGGCGCAGAAAGCCGTTGCAGAGAAGGCTGGCGTCAAGCTGACCATCCTGCCACTGCTGCTCAAATCCTGCGCACACATGCTCAAGGAGCTGCCGGACTTCAACAGTTCGCTGGCGCCAAGCGGCAAAGCGATCATTCGCAAGAAATACGTCAACATCGGCTTCGCCGTCGACACCCCGGATGGCCTGCTGGTACCGGTCATCAAGAACGTCGACCAGAAGAGCCTGTTGCAGCTTGCTGCTGAAGCTGCTGCGCTGGCTGCCAAAGCCCGCGACAAGAAGCTCACCGCTGACGACATGCAAGGCGCCTGCTTCACCATTTCCAGCCTCGGCCACATTGGCGGTACCGGCTTCACGCCGATCGTCAACGCGCCGGAAGTGGCGATCCTCGGTGTTTCCAAGGCCACCATCCAGCCAGTCTGGGACGGCAAAGCCTTCCAGCCGAAACTGATGCTGCCACTGTCGCTGTCCTACGATCACCGCGTGATCAACGGCGCCGCTGCCGCACGCTTCACCCAGCGTCTGGGCAGCCTGCTGGCGGACATCCGCACCATCCTGCTGTAATCCCAAGCGGCCCTCTGATAACGGAGGGCCGCTTGTGTTTCACGTTTTCGAGCGCCACACGCTCGTACCTCAACCCCGTCAATTGACGGGGTTTTTTTTTGCCTGAAAAAACCAGGCTTTGTTTTTTCCTACAGATTGCGCTGACATCAGCCACAACCCGAGTCGGCTTCACGCCGATCTTTTTTATTCCCGGTGCAACTAACCTTGGCGCGGAATAGTTACCCCCATTGCAACTTATAATCAACACATACCCTTTTAGTAATCATTCGAATGGATTCGACATGTTAAAACCCGTTATCGGCCCAATCATCGGCCACACCACAACTAACCACGCACGGATATTTATTCGTGGCGACAGACGAAACAACGCAAATGTATTTGCTGCAATTCGTTATCGCATCGCTGAAACACAACAATGGTCACCCCCCATTTTTGTCCAATTGAATGAACTTCGAGACATGTCGGAAGTTTTCGCGCTCAACAACTTGAGCGGCGATACCGAATATGAATATCAGGCGGGCTGGTTCAGCCCGATGAATCCGGTGCACACCCTGGACAGTGTGGCGGAGTTACCGCTGCAGTGGCCGAGGGAGATCTACCGGTTTCGCACCCGCTCCAGCAAAGCCTTGCAGGCAAGGGCTTACATCGTCGGTTCTTGCCGCTACTTGCGCATGACCGCCGGCATTGCATCGCTGCCGCTACTGGGTGACCGGATCTTTGCTTCAATCAATCAATTGATTGAAGGTGCACAACCGCCGATCAGCGCAACGTTAATGACCGGCGATCAAATCTATGTCGATGATATGAACTTGATCGCGCCGGATCGTGAATACCACGACATACTTGCAAAATACCGTGCAGCCTTCTCCCAACCGAATATTAAACGGCTGATGTCTGGCATATCGACTTACATGATTCTCGACGATCATGAAATCGAAGATAACTGGCCCGCCAATGCCGGCAAGTCCGATGGCGATTTATATCGCAATGCCATGGCCGCCTATGAGTTGTATCAAGCCAGTCACAGCCCGGTACATCCACTCACCACTGACGGGGTGATCAATCGCTCGATCCTTGAGCATTACTGGTATCAATTCAGCGACGGTGATATCGAATGGTTCGTGACCGACAGCCGCACGCGTCGCAACTTGTCGGCCGATGATCGACGCATCCTTGATGAGGCTCAGGAACAGGCATTACTCAAATGGCTGATCAACAGCCCGGCACGGATCAAGTTCGTGGTCACCAGCGTGATGTTCTACCCCGATCGCAAACTGCATGGCGATGACGCCTGGAAAGCCTTCCCGGAACAGCGCCTGCGCCTGTTGGAAACCATCCGCACGCGGCAGATCAAGAATGTCGTGTTCATCTCTGGCGACGTACATGGCTCGCTGACCGCGCGCCTGACCCACAGCGAAGACCCGGACTTCGAAGTCCACACCATCGTTTCCTCGCCGCTGTGCAACAGCAAACTCTTGCCGTACGCCAAGGCGTCCACGTTCATTCTCGATCAACCGCTGACGCGCACAGCAGCGGGCGATTATCGGCATGAGCTGACCAGCCAAGTGGTGAGTGAGGACAACTTTGCTCATGTGGTGGTTGAGGCTGATCAGATTCTGGTCAATTACCACGATCGGGATGGCAAACAGCTGCAATCGATCGTCATAAAACTGCGTTGATCCCTGAAAAATCGCAGCCTTCGGCAGCGCCTGCATGGGATCGCGGTGCCTGTAGGAGCTGTCGCAGACTGCGATCTTTTGCTGTTTTCCAAGAGGCGCTGGAGAAATGCCCGACGCAGCCGACACATTCTTATAGCACTTGGCCTTCATCACTCTTGTCAGTCAGTGCCGCAATGATGCAACCTTGCCGTAGGCAACAGTAAAAAGGGCGAGAGCCCGGCGCGTTCAGCATATTTCCAAGCGAGTTCCCTTCATGAAGAGCCAACCCGATGCCGCCAGCTGTATGGTGGCCGAGGTAGTGACGCAGTTGCCCGTGCCCTCGCGGCTCGGCATGCTGCGTTTCGAGCGCTTGAATGAAGCCAGCTGGGCGATGCTGTTTCTTGATCCCAACTGCGAACGCCAGTTCGGTCAACCAGCCGTTGAGCTGTGTGCTCTGGTCGGTTCACCCTACGCCAGCCTGATGGAACCGCAAGCACGCTATCAACAGCATGACGCGATCCAGCAGCAACTGCGTGACAGCCCGCATTATCTGGTGCGCTACACGTTGCACACCACCGCAGGCAAGCTGAACATCCTCGAGTTGGGCGAAGCCTACAAACAACACAATCGTCACCTGCTGCGCGGCTATCTGCTGGCGGTCGATGATGTGTTCTACGAAGTGCCGCAGGTGCCCTGCGTCGACCTCGAAACCCAGAATTCGCGCCTGCAAATCGCCCTTGAACTGAACCAGCGCGCCCAGCAGGAACAACTGCAGCACCTGGATCGCGTACGCGCCCAGCAAGACCTGATTCTACTGCTCGCGCGCCAGCGCTACAGCACGCACAACTCGCTGCAAGAAGCCGCCGAACTGATCACCCGCTGCGCCTGCGATATCTACGAAATCGATTGCGCCAGCCTGTGGAACCTCGAAGGCCAGCAACTGGTGCCGATCTCGGCTTACCACCGCGCGACCCAGGAATACATCCTCCCGGACGTGATCGACATCAGTAGCTTCCCCGACTACATGGAAGCGCTGCACAGCAGCCGCGCCATCGATGCGCACAATGCAATGCGCGACCCACGCACCCGTGAGATGGCCGAAGCCCTGCGCCCGCGCGACGTGAATGCCATGCTCGACGCCAGCATCCGCGTCGACGGCCATGTGGTCGGCGTGTTGTGTCTGGCACAGACCGGCGTCACCCGCGCCTGGCAGTCCGACGAGATTGCCTTCGCCGGTGAGCTCGCCGACCAGTTCGCGCAAGTGATCAACAACCATAACCGCCGCACTGCCACCAGCGCCCTGCACCTGTTCCAGCGGGCGGTCGAGCAAAGCGCCAACGCTTTTTTGCTGGTCAACTGCGACGGCGTGGTCGAGTACGTCAACCCGAGCTTCACCGCGATCACCCAGTACACCACCGAGGAAGTCCACGGCCAGCGCCTGTCGGAACTGCCGGCCCTGGAAAACCTCAGCGAACTGCTGTTCGACGCGCCCTCGGCGCTGGCCAAGAGCAACAGTTGGCAGGGCGAATTCAAAAGCCGCCGCAAGAACCTCGAACCTTACTGGGGCCAGTTGTCGATCTCCAAGGTGTATGGCGACAACCGCGAGCTGACCCACTACATCGGCATCTACGAAGACATCACCCAGACCAAACTGGCGCAGCAGCGCATCGAGCGTCTGGCCTACACCGACAACCTGACCAACCTCGGCAACCGCCCGGCGTTTATCCGCAACCTGGACGAACGCTTCGCCCGCGACAGCGATACGCCGATCAGCCTGTTGCTGGTGGACATCGATAATTTCAAGCGGATCAACGACAGCCTCGGCCACCAGACCGGCGACAAACTGTTGATCAGCCTCGCCCGGCGCCTGCGCAACAGCCTGAGCCCGAGCGGCAGCCTTGCGCGGTTCGCCAGTAACGAATTCGCTGTCCTGCTCGACAACACCGACCTTGAGACCGGCCAGCAGATCGCCAGCCAACTGCTGACAACCCTCGACAAGCCAATGTTCGTCGACAATCAGTTGATCAGCGTCACCGGCTCGGTGGGCCTCGCGTGCGCGCCGCTGCATGGCCGCGATCCGCAGACCCTGATGCGCAACGCAGGTTTGGCGCTGCACAAGGCCAAGGCCAACGGCAAACATCAGGTACAAGTCTTCACCGAAGCGCTGAACGCCGAGGCCAGCTACAAGCTGTTCGTCGAGAACAACCTGCGCCGCGCCCTGACCCAGAACGAGCTCGACGTGTTCTACCAGCCCAAGCTGTGCCTGCGCAGCGGTCGCCTGCTGGGCATGGAAGCGCTGCTGCGCTGGAACCACCCGGAGCGCGGGATGATCCGCCCGGATCAGTTCATCAGCGTCGCCGAAGAAACCGGCCTGATCATTCCGATCGGCAAGTGGATCGCCCGTCAGGCCTGCCGCATGAGCAAGGCCCTGACCGCCGCCGGCATGGGCAATCTGCAGGTGGCGATCAACCTGTCACCGAAACAGTTCTCCGACCCGGATCTGGTCGCCTCCATCGCCAAGATCCTCAAGGAAGAAGCGCTGCCGGCCAATCTGCTCGAACTGGAACTGACCGAAGGCCTGCTGCTGGAAGCCACCGAAGACACGCACTTGCAGCTCGATCAGCTCAAGCGTCTGGGCCTGACCCTTGCCATGGACGACTTCGGCACTGGTTATTCATCGCTCAGCTACCTGAAGAAATTCCCGATCGACATCATCAAGATCGATCGCAGCTTCATCCACGAAATCCCCGACAACCAGGACGACATGGAAATCACCTCCGCGGTGATCGCCATGGCCCACAACCTGAAACTCAAGGTTGTGGCAGAAGGCATCGAGACTGCCGAGCAACTGGCGTTCCTGCGTCGTCATCGCTGCGATGTCGGCCAAGGCTACCTGTTCGACCGGCCGATCCCGGGCGCAGAACTCATCCAAGCGTTGAAACGCTACCCGCGCGGGCCGCTCTGCCTCTAAATCCCATCTGTCGAAGCCCCCCTGTGGGAGCGAGCCTACTCGCGAAGGCGTTATAGCCGTCGACATCATCGTCGCCTGACACACCGCTTTCGCGAGCAGGTCGAATCGTCGCACCGTCGCCCCCACATTTGAATAGTGCGAAATCGGGCATCATTGGGCACACTGGCGGTCTGACTTTTTACATCCCATCCTGACTGAGAGGAACGATCATGGTTCTGCGCTCGGAAATTCTGGTGAACAAAAACGTGCTCCCGACGAAAGAACAAGCTCTGCCCGGCCGCGAAACCGCGATGACCCTGCCTGAAAAGCACTTCGTCTTCGAAGAAACCCCACTGCTTGGCCCGTTTTTCCAGGACGTCGACTTTGCGATTTTCGGTCTGGGCTGCTTCTGGGGCGCCGAACGTCGCTTCTGGCAGCGTGAAGGCGTGGTCAGCACCGTGGTCGGTTACGCCGGCGGTTTCACGCCGAACCCGACCTACGAAGAAGTCTGCTCGGGCCTGACCGGCCATGCTGAAGTCGTGCTGGTGGTGTATGACAAGGACAAAGTCAGCTACGAAGAACTGCTGGCGATGTTCTGGGAACTGCACAACCCGACGCAGGGCATGCGTCAGGGCAACGACATCGGCACGCAGTACCGCTCGGTGATCTACGCGACCAGTCCAGAACATCTGGACGCGGCGCTGAAGAGCAAGGCGACCTATCAGGCTGAACTGTCGAAGGCGGGTCTGGGCGAAATCAGCACCGAGATCGAACAGGCACCGACCGTGTACTTCGCCGAGGCGTATCACCAGCAGTATCTGGCGAAAAACCCGGAAGGCTACTGCGGGATTGGCGGCACTGGCGTGTGCATGCCACCGAGCCTGGCGGGTAACTGAAGCTTAGGAGCTTCGCGAGCAAGCCCGCTCCCACATTTGAAATGCATTCCAAAAGTGGGAGCGGGCTTGCTCGCGAAGGCGTCCGATCAGACACCATCAAAGCAACTGATCAACTCTCGGCAATCAACCAATCCATCTGCCAGCCGCCCTGGGTCTGGCCCAATTTCATCGACAACCACGGCAGCAACTCACGCAACTCC from Pseudomonas baetica includes the following:
- the aceF gene encoding dihydrolipoyllysine-residue acetyltransferase, yielding MSELIRVPDIGSGEGEVIELFVKVGDRIEADQSILTLESDKASMEVPAPKAGVIKSLKVKLGDRLKEGDELLELEVEGAAEAAPAPAAAPAAKAEAKPAAAPAAAAPAAAPAAASVQQVHVPDIGSSGKAQIIEIQVKVGDTVEADQSLITLESDKASMEIPSPAAGVVKAISVKLNDEVGTGDLILDLEVAGAAAPAAAAPAQAAAPAAAAAPAPAAAPAAPVADSVQDIHVPDIGSAGKAKIIEVLVKAGDTVEADQSLITLESDKASMEIPSPAAGVVESVSIKLDDEVGTGDLILKLKVKGAAPAAAPAPAAAAPSAPAPAAAAPAAAAPAATPAAAPAKPGAKVHAGPAVRQLAREFGVELNAVGASGPHGRILKEDVQVYVKAMMQKAKEAPAAAAGATGGAGIPPIPVVDFSRFGDIEEVPMTRLMQIGASSLHRSWLNIPHVTQFDSADITELEAFRVAQKAVAEKAGVKLTILPLLLKSCAHMLKELPDFNSSLAPSGKAIIRKKYVNIGFAVDTPDGLLVPVIKNVDQKSLLQLAAEAAALAAKARDKKLTADDMQGACFTISSLGHIGGTGFTPIVNAPEVAILGVSKATIQPVWDGKAFQPKLMLPLSLSYDHRVINGAAAARFTQRLGSLLADIRTILL
- a CDS encoding alkaline phosphatase D family protein: MLKPVIGPIIGHTTTNHARIFIRGDRRNNANVFAAIRYRIAETQQWSPPIFVQLNELRDMSEVFALNNLSGDTEYEYQAGWFSPMNPVHTLDSVAELPLQWPREIYRFRTRSSKALQARAYIVGSCRYLRMTAGIASLPLLGDRIFASINQLIEGAQPPISATLMTGDQIYVDDMNLIAPDREYHDILAKYRAAFSQPNIKRLMSGISTYMILDDHEIEDNWPANAGKSDGDLYRNAMAAYELYQASHSPVHPLTTDGVINRSILEHYWYQFSDGDIEWFVTDSRTRRNLSADDRRILDEAQEQALLKWLINSPARIKFVVTSVMFYPDRKLHGDDAWKAFPEQRLRLLETIRTRQIKNVVFISGDVHGSLTARLTHSEDPDFEVHTIVSSPLCNSKLLPYAKASTFILDQPLTRTAAGDYRHELTSQVVSEDNFAHVVVEADQILVNYHDRDGKQLQSIVIKLR
- a CDS encoding putative bifunctional diguanylate cyclase/phosphodiesterase, with the translated sequence MKSQPDAASCMVAEVVTQLPVPSRLGMLRFERLNEASWAMLFLDPNCERQFGQPAVELCALVGSPYASLMEPQARYQQHDAIQQQLRDSPHYLVRYTLHTTAGKLNILELGEAYKQHNRHLLRGYLLAVDDVFYEVPQVPCVDLETQNSRLQIALELNQRAQQEQLQHLDRVRAQQDLILLLARQRYSTHNSLQEAAELITRCACDIYEIDCASLWNLEGQQLVPISAYHRATQEYILPDVIDISSFPDYMEALHSSRAIDAHNAMRDPRTREMAEALRPRDVNAMLDASIRVDGHVVGVLCLAQTGVTRAWQSDEIAFAGELADQFAQVINNHNRRTATSALHLFQRAVEQSANAFLLVNCDGVVEYVNPSFTAITQYTTEEVHGQRLSELPALENLSELLFDAPSALAKSNSWQGEFKSRRKNLEPYWGQLSISKVYGDNRELTHYIGIYEDITQTKLAQQRIERLAYTDNLTNLGNRPAFIRNLDERFARDSDTPISLLLVDIDNFKRINDSLGHQTGDKLLISLARRLRNSLSPSGSLARFASNEFAVLLDNTDLETGQQIASQLLTTLDKPMFVDNQLISVTGSVGLACAPLHGRDPQTLMRNAGLALHKAKANGKHQVQVFTEALNAEASYKLFVENNLRRALTQNELDVFYQPKLCLRSGRLLGMEALLRWNHPERGMIRPDQFISVAEETGLIIPIGKWIARQACRMSKALTAAGMGNLQVAINLSPKQFSDPDLVASIAKILKEEALPANLLELELTEGLLLEATEDTHLQLDQLKRLGLTLAMDDFGTGYSSLSYLKKFPIDIIKIDRSFIHEIPDNQDDMEITSAVIAMAHNLKLKVVAEGIETAEQLAFLRRHRCDVGQGYLFDRPIPGAELIQALKRYPRGPLCL
- the msrA gene encoding peptide-methionine (S)-S-oxide reductase MsrA yields the protein MVLRSEILVNKNVLPTKEQALPGRETAMTLPEKHFVFEETPLLGPFFQDVDFAIFGLGCFWGAERRFWQREGVVSTVVGYAGGFTPNPTYEEVCSGLTGHAEVVLVVYDKDKVSYEELLAMFWELHNPTQGMRQGNDIGTQYRSVIYATSPEHLDAALKSKATYQAELSKAGLGEISTEIEQAPTVYFAEAYHQQYLAKNPEGYCGIGGTGVCMPPSLAGN